GGCACCATGGCGGGATGGAACGTCATCCTGGTGGCGGTGACCTTCTTCCTCACCATCCTGGGCACCTTCCTCACCCGCAGCGGCGTTCTCTCCTCGGTGCACGCCTTCGCCCCCAGTGGCCTGGGTGTCTATTTCGTGGTATTCATGGGGTTGGTGTTGCTGGGTTCGGGCTACCTGCTGGTGCGCGGGTGGTCCCAGGTTGAGGAAACGCGCCCCCTGGAATCCCTGCTTTCCCGGGAGGCGGCCGTGATCGTGGCCGAGTTTTTCCTGGCGGCATTTGCCCTGGTGGTGTTCTGGGGAACCGTGTTCCCGCTGTTCTCCGGGATCACCGGGGGCAAGCAGGTGTCGGTGGGGCCGGCTTTCTATGTGCGGGCGGCGGTCCCCTTCGGAACCCTGGCAGTCGTGCTCCTGGGCATCTGCCAGGTGCTGGGATGGAGCCGCAGCCGGCCGGTGGCGGTGGCACGCGGCCTGGCCGTGCCGGGGGGACTGGCACTCCTGGCAACCGGGGCCCTGGGCGGGGTGCTGGCGCATCTGCACGGGTCCCGGCCCTCGGCGGGAATGCTGGTGGGGTTCTTGGCCGCGTTCCTGGCAGCGTTCGCCGGGCTGGCTCAGGTGGTGCGGGACGCCCGGGCCCGGCGTTTGTCCACCGGAGAAGGGTGGCTGGGTGCCCTGGCCGGTTTGATGGACCGCAACCCCCGCCGGTACGGGGCGCTGCTGGTGCACCTGGCGGTCGCCTGCATGGTGCTGGGGTTCTCCGGTTCGGCCCTCCGCCAGGAGGCCACCTTCACCCTGCAGCCGGGGCAGTCCACCGAAGCGGTCGGATACACCATCACCTACCGGGGCCTGGATGCCGCGCACCTGCCTCACCGGGTAAGCGTGTACGCCCACCTGGAGGTGGCCAGGAGCGGGCGGGCGATCGTGCTCCGGCCCGAGAAGCAGTATTATCCCAACTACGAATCGGCCTTCTCTGAGGTGGCGGTGCGGGGCGGGCTGGACGAGGACCTGTACACCATCCTGGACGCCTGGCAGCACGACGGTACCGCTTCATTCCGGGTGATAAGGGAACCCCTGGTGGCCTGGATCTGGGTGGGTGGTTACCTGCTGGTGGCGGGGATGCTGGTACTCGCCTGGCCCCGCCGCCGCGTCGGGCGGGGAGGCCGGGGTCGTGGCTGAGCCGCGCCGACCGGCGGTGGTGGTGCGCGAGCTCGTGCAGCGCCTGGGCGGCTCCGAGGTCCTGCGGGGGGTGAGCTTTGACCTCTCCGACGGGCAGGTGCTGGCCGTCATGGGGCCGAATGGGGCGGGCAAGACCACCCTGTTGCGGGTCCTGGGTACCTTGCTTCCGCCCACCCGCGGCCAGGTGCTGATCGGGGGGCGGGATGTGCGCCGGAGCGGACCCGCCCTGCGCGGGCACATCGGGTTCCTGGGCCACCACACCTTCCTTTATCCCCAGCTCACGGGATGGGAAAACCTGTGGTTCTGGGCGCGGGCGTTCGGTGTCCCCAACCCGGAAGCCCGGGTGAAGGAGATGCTGGATGGTGTGGGCCTGGGGCTTTTCGCCCACGAGCCGGCGCGCCACTATTCGCGGGGGATGCAGCAGCGCCTGGCCCTGGCCCGGGCCCTCCTGCACGATCCCGTGCTTCTCCTGCTGGACGAACCCTACACGGGCCTCGACCGCGAAGCGGCAGCGCTGCTGGACACTGTGATCCGACGCTGGGGGGAGCGCGGCCGGTCCGTGGTGATGACCAGCCACGACCCGGGACGGGCCCTGGCGGCCAGCGACCGCGTCATGGTGCTGCAACGGGGACGGGTGACGCTGCTCGGCCCGAGCCGGGACCTGGATGGAGCCCGCCTGGAGGAAGCCTGCCGGCCGCGTGCGGGGGCTGGTGAGCTGCTTTGAGCGGGCGGACGGGGTGGTGGCAGCAGGTCACGGCCCTGGTGTGGAAGGAACTGCGGGCGGAAGTGCGCACGCGGGAGACCCTCACCCCCATGGTGGTTTTCGCTCTGGTGGTGGTGACCGTTTTCGGATTCGGCCTGCGTGCCACCGGGGCCGACCTCGAGCCCGTGTTCCCGGGTCTCCTCTGGATTTCCTTCTATTTCGTCGGCCTGCTGGGCCTGGGGCGCTCTTTCTCCAGCGAGCGCGCCCAGGAAACCCTGCCCGGCCTGCTGCTGGTGCCGGCCGACCGCTCCTTCATCTTCGTGGGGAAGGCCCTGGCCAACCTGGTCTTCCTGGGGGTAGTGGAACTGGTCTCACTGCCCCTCTTCTTCGGGCTGCTGGGAGTCTCTTTCACCGCGCCGTTCGTGCCTTTCTGTGTTACCATCATCCTGGGCACGGTGGGCTTCGCCAGCATCGGGACGCTGCTGTCCGCCCTGGCCGCCCACACCCGCGCGGCCGAAATGCTGCTGCCTGTCCTCGTGTTCCCGATCCTGATCCCGGCCGTGATCGGCGCGGTGGAGGCCACCGCCTCCCTGCTGGGGGTGGGTGATCCCCTGGCGTGGAGGAGGTGGCTGGGTCTGCTGCTGGCTTACGATGCCCTGTTCGTCGCCCTGCCCATGGTGCTCTTCGATTACCTGGTGGAACCCTGACGACGGGCGGGAAGCGGGACCGCCCGGCAGGAAGCGTAGCTTGAGGCCCGATGTGTATGACGGGAGGTGAACGGTTGAGCTCGCGAAGTCTGCTGGCCTGGATCACCTTTGTGGCCATCCTGGGGGCGCTGTTCCTGGCCTTTCTCTATGCTCCTCCCGACGCGAAGCTGGGTGACACCCAGAGGATCTTCTACTTCCATGTGGCATCGGCGTGGACGGGCCTGCTGGCCTTTACCGTGGTGTGCGTGGCCGGTATCGCCTACCTGCGCAGCGCGACGCCAGCCTGGGACCGGCTGGGCCTGGCGTCTGCCGAGGTGGGCCTGCTGTTCATCACCATGGCGGTGGTGACTGGGTCCATCTGGGCCCGCTTTGCCTGGGGCACCTGGTGGGAGTGGGAACCGCGACTCACCAGCGCCTTCGTCCTGTGGCTCATGTATGCGGCCACCCTGCTGGTGAGGAACCTGGTGGAGGAGCCGGGGCGCCGGGCGCGTTATGCCGCGGTCTTCGGCATCATCGCCTTCGCCGATGTGCCCATCGTGTTCATGTCGGTGCGCTGGTGGCGGTCATATCACCCCGTGGTGGTGTCGGCCGCCGGGCTCGATCTGGAACCGCCCATGGTGCTGGCCATGGTGGTGGCCGTGGTTGCTTTCACGCTGCTGTACGTCCTGCTCACGGGCGAGCGGGTGCATCTGGCCCGGCTCGAACAGGAGCTGGCGGAGTGCAAGCGCACCTGGCGCGAGGAAGGGGGGGAAACCCGGCGATGACGTATCTCTTCCTGGGATACACGGTCATCTGGACCCTGCTGTTCGTTTACTTGCTGTACATCTCCGGCCGGCAGCGCGCCCTGGAGCGCGAGATGACCTGGATCCGCGACCACCTGTCGACACGCGCCCCTGAGGAATCGTCGCAGGCGCAGTCGGGTTGAGGCGGGTGACGCATGGTGCTAAAATACGCAATAGTCGGGGGCAGATGGGGACTGGTGTCTCTCGCGGCCTTCAAAGCCGTTGTCGGGTGCCGTGAGTGCCCGTGGTGGGTTCGATTCCCACCTGCTCCCGCCAGCTTGTGTGGGCGCGGGTTTGTCAATCCGGGCAGTCGCCTGACGAAAGATGCGGTCGGGGAGTGATGAGAGAATGCCGTTCAACATCGGGTTGCCGGAACTCCTGGTCATCCTGTTCATCTGTCTCATCGTCTTTGGGGCGGGAAAGCTCCCGGGGGTGGGGCGGGCTTTGGGACAGAGCCTGCGCGAGTTCCGCCAGGCTTCCCAGGGTAAGGCCGAGTCCGAGAAATCCGGGTCCGGGCAACCCGGCTCCGGGCAACCCGGCTCCGGACAGGAAGGGGCTGTGGGTGCGGGGACGGAGTCGCGGAAGGAAGGCTAGACCGTGAACATCAACGGCGGGGAACTCCTGATCATCCTGCTGGTCGCCCTGGTGGTCCTGGGGCCGAAGGAGCTCCCCAAGATGGGCCGCACCCTGGGCACCATGGTGCGGGAGTTCCGCCGCGCTTCCCGGGGCATCATGGACGAGCTGGGGCTGGGCGATGGGGCCGAGGACAAGAATCGCCCGCGCGGCGGGACCGAGGGCGATCGGGAGAAGTGAGGGTGCGCTCGTCCCGACAGAGGAAAGCGGAGATGAGCCTGATGGAGCACCTGGAGGAACTGCGCCGTGTCCTGGTGGTATGCACGGTGGCCGTCGGGGTGTCCACGGGCTTCGTGTACGGGTTCTTCCGCCGGCAACTCTACGACCTGGTCACCTTTCCCCTGCGCCAGTACGAGGCTCCCCTGATCTTCATCGGCCTGGGCGAGGCCTTCATGACCCAGATCAAGCTGGCTCTGGCGGCCGGGTTCGTCCTGGCCCTCCCGGTCATCCTTTGGCAGGTGTGGGGTTTCGTCGTGCCCGCCCTGAGGTCCGAGGAAAGGCGCACGGTGGGAGTGACGGCGCTGGCTTCGCTGGTCATGTTCTTTGCCGGAGCCGCCTTCGCCTATTTCACCGTTTTTCGCTTCGCCGCCCGTTTTCTCATCACCGTGGCGGGCCCCGAGGTCAGGCCCATGCTGTCCATCGGGCACTACGTGTCGTTTCTGATTTCCTTTCTGATTCCCTTCGGCCTGGCCTTCGAGTTGCCCGTCGTGGTGTACTTCCTGGCCCGGTGGGGCGTGGTGACGAGCTCCTGGCTGGCCAGGAACCGCCGGCCGGTGATCGTGATCATCTTCATCGCGGCCGCCGCCCTCACGCCGGGACCGGACGTCTTCTCCCAGTTGCTCATGGCGGGCCCCCTGCTGGCGCTGTATGAGATCAGTATCCTGGTGGCCAGGATGGCAGCCCGCCGGGCCGCAGCGGCCCGCCCGGCCCGGGAGGGATAACCACGCGCGGGCCGGTGGCGGTGGACACTGCTCAGGAGGGGTAGTCGTGTGCATGCCCGTGGCAGTGGACCCGGCTCAGGAGGTGGGGGGATGCGCATTCTGGTGGCGCCCGATTCCTTCAAGGGCAGCCTGAGCGCGGCCCGGGTGGCACAGGCCCTGGGCCGCGGCCTCACCCGGGCCTTGCCAGGTGCCGTCGTGCTCGCCTGCCCGGTGGCCGATGGGGGTGAGGGCACCGCCGAGGTGCTGTGCCTGAATACGGGCGGCCGCATGGTGCGGAGGCGGGTGGCGGGGCCGCTGGGGGAACCGGTGGACGCCTGCTTCGCCGTGCTGGGTGACGGCGAAACGGCGGTGGTGGAGATAGCCGCCGCCTCAGGACTCCCCCTGGTTCCACCCGACCGGCGGGACCCCATGGTCGCCACCAGTCTCGGCACGGGCGAGCTGATCATGGCGGCCATCGGGGAAGGATGCCGCCGGGTGATGGTGGCCCTGGGGGGAAGCGCCACCGTGGACGGGGGCCTGGGCATGCTGGAGGCTCTCGGATTCCGGCATCTGGATGCGGCGGGCCAACCCGTCCCCCGGGGAGGGAGAGGGCTGGCCCGGGTGGCGACGGCCCGGCGGCCCGACGGAGTGGCCGCCCAGCGGCCGGACGAACCCGGGGGGCCGCAACCGCAGGGGATGCCGTCCTCGCGGCCCGGCGGTGCGGTGGAGTTCCTGGCGGCCTGCGATGTGGACAATCCTCTGGTGGGGGAGCACGGCGCTGCCCGCGTGTACGGCCCCCAGAAGGGCGCCACTCCCGGCATGGTGGAAGAGCTGGACCGCGGCCTCGCCCACCTGGCCGCGGTGTGGAAGCGCGATTGGGGGGTCGATGTGGCCGGCCTCGCGGGAGCGGGCGCGGCGGGGGGTGCAGGAGCCGCCCTGGCCGCGGCGCTGGGAGCGCCCCTGCTTTCGGGGGCCCGGCTGGTGATACAATACAGCGGGCTGGAGGAACTCCTGCCGGACGCGGATCTGGTGGTCACGGGAGAGGGTCGCATGGATTCCCAGACCAGGCGGGGCAAGGCCCCGGCCACCGTGGCGGCCGCGGCCGGGCGAGCGGGTGTGCCCGTGGTGGCGGTGTGCGGTTCCCTGGCGGCGTCACCGGAGCAGCTGAGAGAAATGGGGTTTGCTACCGCCCTCAGCATCGCGGAAGGCCCCCTCTCCCCGGAGGAGAGCATGGCGCGGGCGGCCGAGCTCCTGGAAAGGACGGGGGAGCGGCTGGGTACACTCCTGCGACTGGGCGGTGCCCTGGCCCACCGCCTGACCGGCCCTGCGCGGTAAGCCGTTTTCCCCCGCCATGGTGCGGGCGCGCGCGGCCGGGGCTTTCCGCCCGGCGCGCAGCATCGGGTCGGCGGGGGAAACGCCGGAGAAGGGAGACGGTGATGCGGAGGGAGTTTTCTGCGGGCGGCGTGGT
This genomic interval from Bacillota bacterium contains the following:
- a CDS encoding cytochrome c-type biogenesis CcmF C-terminal domain-containing protein, which produces MVQLADLLVLAGLLASVYGSGALVLGIGWQKKAWLEQGRAAAVAGTVLCTLTSALLVYFLAVSDFRLAYVADHTSRNLPLVYKISAFWAGQEGSLLLWALVLSWYAAYVARVTWARSPQLAARALAMMMGVEAFFLLLLAFVTSPFRVLSPVPPDGMGLNPMLQNVGMLLHPVTLYLGYVGFTVPFAFALAALHAGRSAPAVSLAGAGQRATPRAADRAGSGEHATPGPADAAGSGPGWLYLSRSFTLWSWLFLSVGIILGMQWAYVELGWGGYWAWDPVENASLLPWLTATAFLHSALVQEKRGTMAGWNVILVAVTFFLTILGTFLTRSGVLSSVHAFAPSGLGVYFVVFMGLVLLGSGYLLVRGWSQVEETRPLESLLSREAAVIVAEFFLAAFALVVFWGTVFPLFSGITGGKQVSVGPAFYVRAAVPFGTLAVVLLGICQVLGWSRSRPVAVARGLAVPGGLALLATGALGGVLAHLHGSRPSAGMLVGFLAAFLAAFAGLAQVVRDARARRLSTGEGWLGALAGLMDRNPRRYGALLVHLAVACMVLGFSGSALRQEATFTLQPGQSTEAVGYTITYRGLDAAHLPHRVSVYAHLEVARSGRAIVLRPEKQYYPNYESAFSEVAVRGGLDEDLYTILDAWQHDGTASFRVIREPLVAWIWVGGYLLVAGMLVLAWPRRRVGRGGRGRG
- the tatC gene encoding twin-arginine translocase subunit TatC, with the translated sequence MSLMEHLEELRRVLVVCTVAVGVSTGFVYGFFRRQLYDLVTFPLRQYEAPLIFIGLGEAFMTQIKLALAAGFVLALPVILWQVWGFVVPALRSEERRTVGVTALASLVMFFAGAAFAYFTVFRFAARFLITVAGPEVRPMLSIGHYVSFLISFLIPFGLAFELPVVVYFLARWGVVTSSWLARNRRPVIVIIFIAAAALTPGPDVFSQLLMAGPLLALYEISILVARMAARRAAAARPAREG
- the ccsA gene encoding cytochrome c biogenesis protein CcsA — protein: MSSRSLLAWITFVAILGALFLAFLYAPPDAKLGDTQRIFYFHVASAWTGLLAFTVVCVAGIAYLRSATPAWDRLGLASAEVGLLFITMAVVTGSIWARFAWGTWWEWEPRLTSAFVLWLMYAATLLVRNLVEEPGRRARYAAVFGIIAFADVPIVFMSVRWWRSYHPVVVSAAGLDLEPPMVLAMVVAVVAFTLLYVLLTGERVHLARLEQELAECKRTWREEGGETRR
- a CDS encoding twin-arginine translocase TatA/TatE family subunit: MPFNIGLPELLVILFICLIVFGAGKLPGVGRALGQSLREFRQASQGKAESEKSGSGQPGSGQPGSGQEGAVGAGTESRKEG
- a CDS encoding glycerate kinase, with translation MRILVAPDSFKGSLSAARVAQALGRGLTRALPGAVVLACPVADGGEGTAEVLCLNTGGRMVRRRVAGPLGEPVDACFAVLGDGETAVVEIAAASGLPLVPPDRRDPMVATSLGTGELIMAAIGEGCRRVMVALGGSATVDGGLGMLEALGFRHLDAAGQPVPRGGRGLARVATARRPDGVAAQRPDEPGGPQPQGMPSSRPGGAVEFLAACDVDNPLVGEHGAARVYGPQKGATPGMVEELDRGLAHLAAVWKRDWGVDVAGLAGAGAAGGAGAALAAALGAPLLSGARLVIQYSGLEELLPDADLVVTGEGRMDSQTRRGKAPATVAAAAGRAGVPVVAVCGSLAASPEQLREMGFATALSIAEGPLSPEESMARAAELLERTGERLGTLLRLGGALAHRLTGPAR
- a CDS encoding CcmD family protein, with product MTYLFLGYTVIWTLLFVYLLYISGRQRALEREMTWIRDHLSTRAPEESSQAQSG
- the ccmA gene encoding heme ABC exporter ATP-binding protein CcmA — encoded protein: MAEPRRPAVVVRELVQRLGGSEVLRGVSFDLSDGQVLAVMGPNGAGKTTLLRVLGTLLPPTRGQVLIGGRDVRRSGPALRGHIGFLGHHTFLYPQLTGWENLWFWARAFGVPNPEARVKEMLDGVGLGLFAHEPARHYSRGMQQRLALARALLHDPVLLLLDEPYTGLDREAAALLDTVIRRWGERGRSVVMTSHDPGRALAASDRVMVLQRGRVTLLGPSRDLDGARLEEACRPRAGAGELL
- a CDS encoding twin-arginine translocase TatA/TatE family subunit translates to MNINGGELLIILLVALVVLGPKELPKMGRTLGTMVREFRRASRGIMDELGLGDGAEDKNRPRGGTEGDREK
- a CDS encoding heme exporter protein CcmB, translating into MSGRTGWWQQVTALVWKELRAEVRTRETLTPMVVFALVVVTVFGFGLRATGADLEPVFPGLLWISFYFVGLLGLGRSFSSERAQETLPGLLLVPADRSFIFVGKALANLVFLGVVELVSLPLFFGLLGVSFTAPFVPFCVTIILGTVGFASIGTLLSALAAHTRAAEMLLPVLVFPILIPAVIGAVEATASLLGVGDPLAWRRWLGLLLAYDALFVALPMVLFDYLVEP